A window of the Haloquadratum walsbyi C23 genome harbors these coding sequences:
- a CDS encoding single-stranded DNA binding protein has translation MSSLTDIYDELDTDVSREEFESAVEDKVEQMGGLADEETAAKLIAHELRNEEVEGVADIEPGMDEAKFLAKVLQIGDCRTFERDGDAEDGRVINIEVADASGQIRVTMWDDMADDAINQLEVGQVLRIGGRPKDGYDGVEIDVDTVEPAPDAEIDVDIHTVNTHRVEDLSLGLSDVNLRGRVLSTDKIRTFDRDDGSEGRVANLSVGDPTGRIRVTLWDGSASLVDSVDPDDSIEIVDGYVREQDGALELHVGDRGTIESIDEDVEYVPDTDPIETVVIDETADIAGGVIETDTKRTFDRDDGSKGQVRNVRIRDDTGDIRVALWGDKADLDIDLADYVVCTDVEIQEGWQDDHEASAGWRSAVYRLDERPEDATTTVESSSNQQQTETGKASGLDAFAETNSDETTVTASPTSQDSNITSSDSMRDNADHNHEQAASDGGASTIESPQTSEDDNTTDSDVESFTGTVVQAGSPVVLDNGTDTRRVETDASLRLGEVVTVSGSTDGQTITPTEIDRSS, from the coding sequence ATGAGTTCATTGACTGACATTTACGACGAGCTTGATACCGATGTCTCACGTGAGGAGTTTGAATCGGCTGTTGAAGACAAAGTCGAGCAGATGGGTGGGCTTGCTGATGAGGAAACAGCAGCAAAACTAATCGCACATGAACTTCGTAATGAAGAGGTTGAGGGGGTTGCGGATATCGAACCGGGGATGGATGAAGCAAAATTCCTTGCGAAGGTACTCCAGATTGGTGACTGTCGCACATTCGAGCGTGATGGCGATGCCGAGGACGGTCGTGTAATCAATATCGAGGTCGCGGATGCGTCTGGGCAAATTCGGGTTACAATGTGGGATGACATGGCTGATGATGCGATTAACCAACTTGAAGTTGGGCAGGTCCTCCGCATTGGTGGTCGACCAAAAGATGGATATGACGGTGTCGAAATTGATGTTGATACTGTCGAACCTGCGCCTGATGCTGAGATTGATGTCGATATCCATACTGTGAATACACACCGTGTTGAGGACCTTTCATTAGGACTTTCAGATGTAAATCTCCGCGGTCGTGTCCTCAGCACCGATAAAATTCGAACATTTGACCGTGATGATGGCTCTGAGGGTCGCGTTGCTAACCTCAGTGTTGGTGACCCAACTGGTCGTATCCGGGTCACTCTTTGGGACGGCAGCGCGAGTCTCGTCGATTCAGTCGATCCAGATGACAGTATTGAGATTGTTGATGGATATGTCCGTGAACAAGATGGGGCACTTGAACTCCATGTCGGTGACCGTGGTACGATTGAATCAATTGATGAGGATGTCGAATACGTCCCAGATACAGATCCAATTGAGACAGTTGTGATTGATGAGACGGCTGATATCGCCGGTGGCGTGATTGAAACGGACACAAAGCGTACGTTTGACCGTGATGACGGTTCAAAAGGACAAGTTCGAAATGTCCGGATTCGTGATGATACTGGCGATATTCGAGTTGCACTATGGGGTGATAAAGCCGATCTTGATATCGATCTTGCTGACTATGTCGTCTGCACCGATGTCGAAATTCAAGAGGGATGGCAGGATGATCATGAAGCCTCAGCTGGATGGCGGTCGGCGGTATACAGACTCGATGAACGTCCTGAAGATGCAACAACCACAGTAGAGTCATCCTCCAATCAACAACAAACGGAGACAGGCAAGGCGTCGGGACTTGATGCATTCGCAGAAACGAACAGCGATGAGACAACAGTGACCGCCTCACCTACGTCTCAGGATTCCAATATAACATCCTCCGACTCAATGCGCGACAATGCTGACCACAATCATGAGCAGGCTGCGTCTGATGGCGGTGCCTCAACCATTGAGTCTCCTCAAACGTCTGAGGACGACAACACAACAGATAGTGATGTCGAATCATTCACCGGCACAGTCGTCCAAGCTGGCAGTCCGGTTGTTCTTGATAATGGAACTGATACTCGTCGTGTTGAGACAGACGCGTCATTACGACTTGGCGAAGTCGTCACCGTTAGTGGCTCGACGGATGGTCAGACAATTACACCCACTGAGATTGACCGCTCTTCATAA
- a CDS encoding histone — protein MSVELPFAPVDTIIRGKAGELRVSAGAAEELAHRIQTHGATLAVTAAEEADTDDRKTLMATDFGVRQVVPRRELELPIAPIDRIARLRIDNQYRVSMDARIALADILEDYANNVADAAAILARHADRRTIQAEDIETYFQLFE, from the coding sequence ATGAGTGTCGAGTTACCGTTCGCCCCTGTGGACACTATTATCCGTGGGAAGGCCGGTGAACTTCGTGTCAGTGCGGGTGCAGCTGAGGAGTTGGCTCATCGCATCCAAACGCACGGGGCTACCCTTGCGGTCACCGCTGCAGAAGAGGCGGATACCGATGACCGAAAAACACTAATGGCAACTGATTTTGGTGTCCGACAAGTTGTCCCGCGTCGGGAACTCGAACTCCCTATTGCACCAATCGACCGCATTGCTCGCCTCCGCATTGACAATCAATATCGCGTATCAATGGATGCTCGAATCGCGCTTGCAGACATTCTTGAAGATTACGCGAATAATGTTGCAGATGCGGCTGCGATCCTCGCTCGGCACGCTGACCGACGAACGATACAGGCTGAGGATATTGAAACATACTTTCAGTTATTTGAGTAA
- the cca gene encoding CCA tRNA nucleotidyltransferase, with protein MSKGDAKDGFESEHQMVIEQIRDRIDPDSAEREAMQRVMSQLRNRITTEVESLPVSADVVQVGSTARGTWLAGDRDIDIFVRFPTELNREALEEYGLKVGSAVLPSGHEEYAEHPYITGTFEGFEVDLVPCYDVDAGSELQSAVDRTPHHNQYLQTRIDERIAAAVRVLKKFLKGIGAYGSDLRTRGFSGYLTELLVIEYGDFEAVLKAAARWQPPVEIDPEAHGTAAHDDPLTVVDPTDPARNVAAVCSATNISRFQHYARQFLEEPKQTYFESPTEMAAEMDIETVRTHLQRRGTSPMALVFDSPDIVDDQLYPQLRKSVQGIRTALETEGFDVIRTAAFADDQAVLFIELMHRHCPAIERHTGPPITVREHASEFYTAYETDADTYGPFIDGDRYVVERERTWTDAAAFLQSESIFNAGLGAQIEEALADTYTVLVEDEIIALTSEFGESLTQYFEPTASGV; from the coding sequence ATGAGTAAGGGTGATGCTAAAGACGGATTTGAATCTGAGCATCAGATGGTCATTGAGCAGATTCGTGACCGGATTGACCCAGATAGTGCCGAACGCGAGGCAATGCAGCGAGTCATGAGTCAATTACGCAATCGTATCACTACTGAGGTTGAGTCGCTTCCGGTTAGTGCGGATGTCGTTCAGGTTGGATCAACAGCTCGGGGGACATGGTTAGCGGGCGACCGTGATATCGATATTTTTGTTCGGTTTCCAACTGAGCTTAATCGAGAGGCTCTCGAAGAGTATGGACTGAAAGTGGGAAGTGCTGTGCTTCCATCAGGTCATGAAGAATACGCTGAACATCCATACATCACTGGCACTTTCGAGGGATTTGAGGTTGATCTCGTTCCGTGTTATGATGTTGATGCTGGGAGCGAGCTTCAATCGGCAGTTGATCGAACTCCGCATCATAACCAGTATCTTCAGACACGGATAGACGAAAGAATTGCTGCAGCGGTACGAGTGCTGAAGAAGTTCCTCAAGGGAATTGGAGCATATGGAAGTGACCTCCGAACACGAGGATTCTCAGGATATCTAACAGAGTTACTCGTGATTGAGTACGGTGACTTTGAGGCAGTGCTCAAAGCTGCAGCGAGGTGGCAACCACCGGTTGAAATTGATCCAGAAGCTCATGGAACCGCTGCTCACGATGATCCACTTACCGTTGTCGATCCTACAGATCCAGCCCGGAATGTTGCTGCTGTTTGCTCAGCTACAAACATCTCTCGATTCCAACATTATGCGCGACAATTTCTCGAAGAGCCAAAGCAAACATATTTTGAGTCGCCGACTGAGATGGCTGCAGAGATGGACATTGAGACAGTTCGGACACATCTCCAACGTCGTGGGACATCCCCAATGGCGCTCGTGTTCGATTCACCTGATATCGTCGATGATCAGTTATATCCACAGCTACGAAAATCAGTACAGGGAATACGAACAGCACTCGAAACAGAGGGATTCGACGTCATTCGGACAGCAGCGTTTGCAGATGACCAAGCAGTACTGTTTATTGAACTTATGCATCGACACTGTCCAGCGATTGAGCGTCACACTGGTCCGCCGATTACTGTTCGCGAACACGCAAGTGAATTCTACACAGCCTACGAGACCGACGCAGACACATATGGACCATTCATTGACGGCGATCGATATGTTGTTGAACGTGAGCGGACGTGGACAGACGCGGCAGCATTTCTTCAGTCAGAGTCTATTTTCAACGCTGGTCTTGGCGCGCAAATTGAGGAAGCGCTTGCGGACACATATACAGTGCTTGTCGAAGACGAGATCATAGCATTAACCTCCGAGTTTGGTGAGTCGCTGACCCAATATTTTGAACCAACAGCGTCGGGTGTGTGA
- a CDS encoding histone deacetylase family protein, with the protein MQFGYSEICLAHDTGNRHPETADRLRAIRRALAKRHGASYIDPKPATDTDIASVHDTEYITEIREFCECGGGNWDPDTVASIDTWDAALASAGLAQWAARVAVNGASGRQTPFSVGRPPGHHAVVDDAMGFCFINNAAVAAQTLIDDPSSDVDTAAIFDWDVHHGNGTQDIFYDNANVLYVSTHEEGLYPGTGEIEETGTGDAEGTTLNIPLSAGAGDAEYLHMINTIIRPVIESFNPDLFIISAGFDAHRHDPISRMRVSTEGYALLTDRVRSLANDVDAGLAFVLEGGYGLDTLADGVSIVHETFDGRTPLAHDDEPDEEVKTLADDIRTIHNIA; encoded by the coding sequence ATGCAGTTTGGGTACAGCGAGATATGTCTCGCACACGATACTGGTAACCGACACCCCGAAACCGCAGACCGACTTCGGGCTATCCGTCGCGCTCTCGCAAAGCGCCATGGGGCATCATATATTGATCCAAAACCGGCGACTGATACGGATATTGCGAGTGTTCACGATACTGAATACATTACAGAGATTCGTGAGTTCTGTGAATGCGGTGGCGGCAACTGGGATCCAGATACAGTCGCCTCAATAGATACATGGGATGCAGCCCTCGCTTCTGCTGGGCTCGCACAGTGGGCTGCCCGTGTGGCTGTTAATGGAGCGAGCGGTCGGCAAACACCATTCTCTGTTGGACGTCCGCCTGGCCACCATGCAGTCGTGGATGATGCCATGGGATTTTGTTTCATTAATAATGCGGCTGTTGCCGCTCAGACTCTTATTGATGATCCTAGCTCAGATGTCGATACAGCAGCCATTTTTGATTGGGATGTCCATCATGGGAATGGAACTCAAGATATCTTTTATGATAATGCCAATGTTCTCTATGTATCGACACATGAGGAAGGTCTCTATCCTGGTACCGGGGAAATCGAGGAAACTGGCACAGGTGATGCTGAAGGGACAACACTAAACATTCCACTCTCTGCTGGTGCTGGTGATGCGGAGTATCTTCATATGATTAATACAATCATTCGACCCGTCATCGAATCGTTCAATCCTGACTTATTTATCATTAGTGCAGGTTTCGATGCACATCGTCATGACCCGATCTCACGGATGCGTGTCTCAACAGAAGGATATGCTCTTCTCACCGACCGCGTCCGCTCACTTGCGAACGATGTCGATGCTGGTCTTGCATTCGTGCTTGAAGGTGGATATGGACTCGATACCCTCGCCGATGGCGTCTCAATTGTTCATGAGACATTTGATGGTCGGACACCGCTTGCACATGATGATGAACCAGATGAGGAGGTTAAGACTCTTGCTGATGATATCCGGACAATACATAATATTGCGTGA
- a CDS encoding metal-dependent hydrolase, whose protein sequence is MHREGHYGTTLLVGAGCVLGLGIVTGMIATAVMMMYARIPDQDQYIPESIISHRGPTHSIVFTLALAFISASTITYPFHFGQQLAVEHNLITTVLIVPSTVWAFFAGVVAISLFTHIITDTLTKGGGFRVKPLWPVSSWGPALGLCTADNKRWNAALLASGVTAFIATILHELYYSVLPSFAGF, encoded by the coding sequence ATGCATCGAGAGGGACATTATGGAACAACATTGCTCGTAGGGGCGGGCTGTGTGCTTGGACTGGGGATCGTTACTGGCATGATTGCAACGGCAGTAATGATGATGTACGCTCGCATACCCGATCAGGATCAATACATTCCTGAGAGCATTATTAGCCATCGAGGACCGACACACAGTATTGTATTCACACTCGCCCTTGCGTTTATTTCAGCAAGTACAATCACATATCCGTTTCATTTTGGACAGCAGTTAGCTGTCGAGCATAATCTTATTACAACAGTGTTGATAGTTCCATCTACTGTCTGGGCGTTTTTTGCTGGAGTGGTGGCAATATCTCTCTTTACACATATTATCACAGATACTCTGACAAAGGGAGGTGGATTCAGAGTGAAACCGCTCTGGCCGGTTAGTTCGTGGGGTCCTGCTCTCGGTCTCTGTACTGCCGATAATAAACGCTGGAATGCAGCACTTCTAGCAAGCGGGGTAACGGCATTTATTGCTACTATTTTACATGAGTTGTATTATTCAGTGCTACCTAGTTTTGCTGGGTTCTGA